A genomic window from Carassius auratus strain Wakin chromosome 19, ASM336829v1, whole genome shotgun sequence includes:
- the znf516 gene encoding zinc finger protein 516 isoform X1, with protein sequence MEVERLDVVEEESFSKGGQDNPDGRKSRGHTCELCGRSFPFLSSLSQHMRKHTGEKPYKCPHCEHRSAQKGSLKAHIRSHKLDGLSQGTGGEEEDVDEEGEKEGGVPEDQGGCSSPTESTSACNKVVSGEESTKTRKKGGKKERTSSENCKQSVQCSLCKKRLSSQEELEQHKQELHKFFRCELCPYETLQEDQLQAHVEKVHPIEEESITKEVSISEEADGKGEFPCEQCDQVFTQAWFLKTHRKKHQNSLDHGCRICGRRFREPWFLRSHMKTHNTKVKPKSDTYLPATVNEVAQDESNLVNEVCLYELCAKCGNFFHNRKSLQLHEQVHRNVKQPPKNTFCSDKDFTSVTKTSFLECLNLKPAGNEENPAEGTLGKRIPELDPVSSYQSWQLATRGKVVEVSEKSLGWEERLADADVAYDREKGEYVLLRQDKRKKSLDAMASIPTKKRRGAGTQGSNTDHHSTEERNGQVSTGERSPENLSDTEYRPTSRPSRKNSQKTSECLECGKGFRTQQQMVIHMLIRHGGLGETIGGNGLFRKAESSPSKAGESAGLFRDQKQAGFFGDTDKKPYTCEHCDFCTSEPSAIATHAQTHHLAIRDWGQRSDALTSSLSQSQPHQTNHSGFPRLRNALLQQPYWPYTSSTHLERAALSDAASKNDEENNKGLKESSTMDKADANLLNLSMEVDDEKEEISSMLVKSLVRHQCPYCSYATLYPEVLWIHQRIAHKVDSTTLVPKWAPRNGLKGPKSLLDFKRRTGPPPFLEGKDCPSLPQMRTSRTSPPDCSSGGMKKSKPPTSSVESSSSQSKSWHTATAPGASSHSSKHKTSKSRTDELAGSKHKAGVHQSSSSRPKASPQKTGNPKTGSRVMESSLLPQEGLHFMLSSKHKLSDQRSSKAHAPQTPGRSDSQAQDTPSIAGYDPWSRLGLSGPSSHSQTKRQSMTSGPEPVTDILSFLKNCSPHDLAALYHHWGFNSTMAEQAGSARSGSQQGEYVCPVCRKSFNQPSHYRTHMRSHTGERPFQCRYCPYSASQKGNLKTHVQTVHRLTFDNAQYPDRRLHQAPTNEPTDPSGSH encoded by the exons ATGGAGGTGGAACGGCTGGACGTTGTAGAGGAAGAGTCCTTCTCAAAGGGTGGCCAAGACAACCCTGATGGCAGGAAGAGCAGAGGTCACACTTGCGAACTCTGTGGAAGAAGTTTTCCTTTCCTCAGCTCCTTGTCCCAGCACATGAGAAAACACACTGGGGAGAAACCATACAAGTGTCCTCACTGTGAGCACCGCTCAGCCCAGAAGGGTAGCTTAAAGGCCCACATTCGCAGCCACAAACTGGACGGTCTCAGCCAGGGCACCGGCGGTGAGGAGGAAGATGTGGATGAGGAAGGGGAAAAGGAAGGAGGGGTGCCAGAAGATCAAGGTGGTTGCTCCAGTCCGACTGAGAGTACCTCTGCCTGCAACAAGGTTGTGAGCGGTGAGGAGTCGACCAAAACGAGGAAGAAAGGTGGAAAGAAGGAAAGAACCTCTAGTGAGAATTGTAAACAGTCAGTGCAGTGCTCTCTGTGCAAGAAACGATTGTCCAGTCAGGAAGAGCTTGAACAGCATAAGCAGGAGCTTCACAAGTTCTTCCGATGTGAACTGTGCCCTTATGAAACTTTGCAGGAGGACCAACTGCAGGCTCATGTTGAGAAGGTCCATCCTATCGAGGAGGAATCAATCACCAAAGAAGTCTCTATCAGTGAGGAAGCTGATGGTAAAGGCGAGTTCCCATGTGAACAATGTGACCAGGTGTTCACACAAGCCTGGTTTCTGAAAACCCACAGGAAAAAGCATCAGAACAGTCTGGATCATGGGTGCCGGATCTGCGGACGCCGCTTTCGTGAGCCCTGGTTTCTACGTAGCCACATGAAGACCCACAACACCAAGGTAAAACCAAAGAGTGACACCTACCTTCCGGCTACTGTCAATGAGGTGGCGCAGGACGAGTCCAACTTGGTGAACGAAGTGTGTCTGTATGAACTCTGTGCCAAGTGTGGTAACTTCTTCCACAACCGCAAGAGCTTGCAGTTGCACGAACAGGTCCACAGAAATGTCAAGCAGCCTCCTAAAAATACCTTCTGCAGTGATAAGGACTTCACATCTGTCACCAAGACAAGCTTCTTGGAATGCCTAAACTTGAAACCAGCAGGAAATGAAGAGAACCCCGCTGAGGGAACTCTAGGGAAAAGAATCCCGGAGCTTGATCCAGTAAGCAGCTACCAGTCTTGGCAACTGGCCACCAGAGGCAAAGTGGTGGAGGTATCGGAGAAGAGCCTGGGTTGGGAAGAGAGGTTAGCCGATGCAGATGTAGCATACGACAGGGAAAAGGGCGAGTATGTCTTGCTCAGACAGGACAAGCGGAAGAAGTCACTTGATGCAATGGCGAGTATCCCCACCAAGAAACGGAGAGGGGCTGGGACCCAAGGCTCCAATACAGATCACCACAGCACTGAAGAAAGGAACGGCCAGGTCTCGACTGGTGAGCGAAGCCCAGAGAATCTGAGTGACACAGAGTACCGCCCTACTTCTCGCCCTAGCCGTAAGAATTCCCAGAAAACCTCAGAGTGCTTGGAGTGCGGAAAGGGCTTCCGCACACAGCAACAGATGGTGATCCACATGCTCATCAGACATGGTGGCTTGGGTGAAACCATTGGTGGAAATGGACTGTTCCGTAAAGCCGAGTCAAGCCCATCTAAAGCAGGCGAATCAGCAGGACTCTTCAGGGATCAAAAACAAGCAGGGTTCTTTGGGGACACAG ATAAAAAGCCATACACCTGTGAGCACTGTGACTTTTGCACCTCAGAGCCCTCTGCCATCGCTACCCATGCCCAAACGCATCATTTGGCAATCAGGGACTGGGGCCAGAGGAGTGATGCCTTAACCAGCTCACTCAGCCAAAGCCAGCCTCACCAAACCAACCACTCGGGCTTCCCAAGGCTGAGAAATGCCCTGCTGCAGCAGCCCTATTGGCCCTACACTAGCTCAACTCACCTGGAGAGGGCAGCACTGAGCGATGCCGCATCAAAGAATGATGAGGAAAACAACAAGGGGTTGAAAGAAAGTAGCACCATGGATAAAGCAGATGCTAATCTGCTTAATCTCTCCATGGAGGTGGATGACGAAAAAGAAGAGATTTCTTCCATGTTAGTGAAAAGTTTGGTTCGACACCAGTGTCCTTATTGCTCCTATGCAACACTCTATCCAGAAGTTCTCTGGATCCACCAACGAATTGCACATAAAGTTGACAGCACTACGTTGGTGCCTAAGTGGGCCCCGAGAAACGGCCTCAAGGGGCCTAAATCACTTCTCGATTTCAAGAGACGCACTGGTCCACCTCCGTTTCTGGAGGGTAAGGACTGCCCCTCTCTGCCGCAGATGAGAACTTCCCGAACGAGTCCACCTGACTGCAGCTCTGGAGGGATGAAGAAATCAAAACCTCCGACAAGTAGTGTAGAGTCTAGCTCCTCGCAAAGCAAGAGCTGGCACACAGCCACAGCGCCAGGGGCATCATCTCACTCGTCCAAACACAAGACCAGCAAGTCCAGGACAGATGAGTTGGCAGGCAGTAAACACAAAGCAGGCGTCCATCAAAGCAGTTCCTCGCGGCCTAAGGCAAGTCCTCAGAAGACTGGAAACCCAAAGACAGGAAGCAGAGTGATGGAGAGTAGTCTGCTACCTCAAGAGGGACTTCATTTTATGCTCTCTAGTAAACACAAACTCTCAGATCAGAGGAGCTCCAAAGCCCATGCTCCTCAGACCCCCGGCAGGTCTGATTCTCAAGCTCAGGATACACCGTCCATTGCTGGGTACGACCCCTGGAGCAGACTTGGCTTGAGTGGCCCGTCCTCTCACTCCCAGACCAAGAGACAGTCGATGACCAGTGGTCCAGAACCTGTGACAGACATCCTGAGTTTCTTGAAGAACTGCAGTCCTCATGATTTAGCTGCTCTCTACCACCACTGGGGCTTCAACAGCACCATGGCAGAGCAAGCAG GGTCGGCGAGGTCAGGGTCTCAGCAGGGGGAGTATGTGTGTCCAGTGTGCAGGAAGAGCTTCAACCAGCCCAGCCATTACCGCACACATATGAGATCACACACAG GTGAGCGACCTTTCCAGTGCCGATACTGTCCTTACAGCGCCTCGCAGAAAGGTAACCTGAAGACCCATGTCCAGACTGTGCACCGTCTAACCTTCGACAACGCGCAGTACCCGGACAGGAGACTCCACCAAGCCCCTACCAATGAACCCACGGACCCTTCCGGATCTCACTGA
- the znf516 gene encoding zinc finger protein 516 isoform X2 produces the protein MEVERLDVVEEESFSKGGQDNPDGRKSRGHTCELCGRSFPFLSSLSQHMRKHTGEKPYKCPHCEHRSAQKGSLKAHIRSHKLDGLSQGTGGEEEDVDEEGEKEGGVPEDQGGCSSPTESTSACNKVVSGEESTKTRKKGGKKERTSSENCKQSVQCSLCKKRLSSQEELEQHKQELHKFFRCELCPYETLQEDQLQAHVEKVHPIEEESITKEVSISEEADGKGEFPCEQCDQVFTQAWFLKTHRKKHQNSLDHGCRICGRRFREPWFLRSHMKTHNTKVKPKSDTYLPATVNEVAQDESNLVNEVCLYELCAKCGNFFHNRKSLQLHEQVHRNVKQPPKNTFCSDKDFTSVTKTSFLECLNLKPAGNEENPAEGTLGKRIPELDPVSSYQSWQLATRGKVVEVSEKSLGWEERLADADVAYDREKGEYVLLRQDKRKKSLDAMASIPTKKRRGAGTQGSNTDHHSTEERNGQVSTGERSPENLSDTEYRPTSRPSRKNSQKTSECLECGKGFRTQQQMVIHMLIRHGGLGETIGGNGLFRKAESSPSKAGESAGLFRDQKQAGFFGDTDKKPYTCEHCDFCTSEPSAIATHAQTHHLAIRDWGQRSDALTSSLSQSQPHQTNHSGFPRLRNALLQQPYWPYTSSTHLERAALSDAASKNDEENNKGLKESSTMDKADANLLNLSMEVDDEKEEISSMLVKSLVRHQCPYCSYATLYPEVLWIHQRIAHKVDSTTLVPKWAPRNGLKGPKSLLDFKRRTGPPPFLEGKDCPSLPQMRTSRTSPPDCSSGGMKKSKPPTSSVESSSSQSKSWHTATAPGASSHSSKHKTSKSRTDELAGSKHKAGVHQSSSSRPKASPQKTGNPKTGSRVMESSLLPQEGLHFMLSSKHKLSDQRSSKAHAPQTPGRSDSQAQDTPSIAGYDPWSRLGLSGPSSHSQTKRQSMTSGPEPVTDILSFLKNCSPHDLAALYHHWGFNSTMAEQAGSARSGSQQGEYVCPVCRKSFNQPSHYRTHMRSHTVMFESNGLMGTGVHPLQKPPNK, from the exons ATGGAGGTGGAACGGCTGGACGTTGTAGAGGAAGAGTCCTTCTCAAAGGGTGGCCAAGACAACCCTGATGGCAGGAAGAGCAGAGGTCACACTTGCGAACTCTGTGGAAGAAGTTTTCCTTTCCTCAGCTCCTTGTCCCAGCACATGAGAAAACACACTGGGGAGAAACCATACAAGTGTCCTCACTGTGAGCACCGCTCAGCCCAGAAGGGTAGCTTAAAGGCCCACATTCGCAGCCACAAACTGGACGGTCTCAGCCAGGGCACCGGCGGTGAGGAGGAAGATGTGGATGAGGAAGGGGAAAAGGAAGGAGGGGTGCCAGAAGATCAAGGTGGTTGCTCCAGTCCGACTGAGAGTACCTCTGCCTGCAACAAGGTTGTGAGCGGTGAGGAGTCGACCAAAACGAGGAAGAAAGGTGGAAAGAAGGAAAGAACCTCTAGTGAGAATTGTAAACAGTCAGTGCAGTGCTCTCTGTGCAAGAAACGATTGTCCAGTCAGGAAGAGCTTGAACAGCATAAGCAGGAGCTTCACAAGTTCTTCCGATGTGAACTGTGCCCTTATGAAACTTTGCAGGAGGACCAACTGCAGGCTCATGTTGAGAAGGTCCATCCTATCGAGGAGGAATCAATCACCAAAGAAGTCTCTATCAGTGAGGAAGCTGATGGTAAAGGCGAGTTCCCATGTGAACAATGTGACCAGGTGTTCACACAAGCCTGGTTTCTGAAAACCCACAGGAAAAAGCATCAGAACAGTCTGGATCATGGGTGCCGGATCTGCGGACGCCGCTTTCGTGAGCCCTGGTTTCTACGTAGCCACATGAAGACCCACAACACCAAGGTAAAACCAAAGAGTGACACCTACCTTCCGGCTACTGTCAATGAGGTGGCGCAGGACGAGTCCAACTTGGTGAACGAAGTGTGTCTGTATGAACTCTGTGCCAAGTGTGGTAACTTCTTCCACAACCGCAAGAGCTTGCAGTTGCACGAACAGGTCCACAGAAATGTCAAGCAGCCTCCTAAAAATACCTTCTGCAGTGATAAGGACTTCACATCTGTCACCAAGACAAGCTTCTTGGAATGCCTAAACTTGAAACCAGCAGGAAATGAAGAGAACCCCGCTGAGGGAACTCTAGGGAAAAGAATCCCGGAGCTTGATCCAGTAAGCAGCTACCAGTCTTGGCAACTGGCCACCAGAGGCAAAGTGGTGGAGGTATCGGAGAAGAGCCTGGGTTGGGAAGAGAGGTTAGCCGATGCAGATGTAGCATACGACAGGGAAAAGGGCGAGTATGTCTTGCTCAGACAGGACAAGCGGAAGAAGTCACTTGATGCAATGGCGAGTATCCCCACCAAGAAACGGAGAGGGGCTGGGACCCAAGGCTCCAATACAGATCACCACAGCACTGAAGAAAGGAACGGCCAGGTCTCGACTGGTGAGCGAAGCCCAGAGAATCTGAGTGACACAGAGTACCGCCCTACTTCTCGCCCTAGCCGTAAGAATTCCCAGAAAACCTCAGAGTGCTTGGAGTGCGGAAAGGGCTTCCGCACACAGCAACAGATGGTGATCCACATGCTCATCAGACATGGTGGCTTGGGTGAAACCATTGGTGGAAATGGACTGTTCCGTAAAGCCGAGTCAAGCCCATCTAAAGCAGGCGAATCAGCAGGACTCTTCAGGGATCAAAAACAAGCAGGGTTCTTTGGGGACACAG ATAAAAAGCCATACACCTGTGAGCACTGTGACTTTTGCACCTCAGAGCCCTCTGCCATCGCTACCCATGCCCAAACGCATCATTTGGCAATCAGGGACTGGGGCCAGAGGAGTGATGCCTTAACCAGCTCACTCAGCCAAAGCCAGCCTCACCAAACCAACCACTCGGGCTTCCCAAGGCTGAGAAATGCCCTGCTGCAGCAGCCCTATTGGCCCTACACTAGCTCAACTCACCTGGAGAGGGCAGCACTGAGCGATGCCGCATCAAAGAATGATGAGGAAAACAACAAGGGGTTGAAAGAAAGTAGCACCATGGATAAAGCAGATGCTAATCTGCTTAATCTCTCCATGGAGGTGGATGACGAAAAAGAAGAGATTTCTTCCATGTTAGTGAAAAGTTTGGTTCGACACCAGTGTCCTTATTGCTCCTATGCAACACTCTATCCAGAAGTTCTCTGGATCCACCAACGAATTGCACATAAAGTTGACAGCACTACGTTGGTGCCTAAGTGGGCCCCGAGAAACGGCCTCAAGGGGCCTAAATCACTTCTCGATTTCAAGAGACGCACTGGTCCACCTCCGTTTCTGGAGGGTAAGGACTGCCCCTCTCTGCCGCAGATGAGAACTTCCCGAACGAGTCCACCTGACTGCAGCTCTGGAGGGATGAAGAAATCAAAACCTCCGACAAGTAGTGTAGAGTCTAGCTCCTCGCAAAGCAAGAGCTGGCACACAGCCACAGCGCCAGGGGCATCATCTCACTCGTCCAAACACAAGACCAGCAAGTCCAGGACAGATGAGTTGGCAGGCAGTAAACACAAAGCAGGCGTCCATCAAAGCAGTTCCTCGCGGCCTAAGGCAAGTCCTCAGAAGACTGGAAACCCAAAGACAGGAAGCAGAGTGATGGAGAGTAGTCTGCTACCTCAAGAGGGACTTCATTTTATGCTCTCTAGTAAACACAAACTCTCAGATCAGAGGAGCTCCAAAGCCCATGCTCCTCAGACCCCCGGCAGGTCTGATTCTCAAGCTCAGGATACACCGTCCATTGCTGGGTACGACCCCTGGAGCAGACTTGGCTTGAGTGGCCCGTCCTCTCACTCCCAGACCAAGAGACAGTCGATGACCAGTGGTCCAGAACCTGTGACAGACATCCTGAGTTTCTTGAAGAACTGCAGTCCTCATGATTTAGCTGCTCTCTACCACCACTGGGGCTTCAACAGCACCATGGCAGAGCAAGCAG GGTCGGCGAGGTCAGGGTCTCAGCAGGGGGAGTATGTGTGTCCAGTGTGCAGGAAGAGCTTCAACCAGCCCAGCCATTACCGCACACATATGAGATCACACACAG TGATGTTTGAGTCCAATGGACTCATGGGAACTGGAGTCCATCCTCTACAGAAGCCCCCAAACAA GTGA